In one window of Episyrphus balteatus chromosome 3, idEpiBalt1.1, whole genome shotgun sequence DNA:
- the LOC129916585 gene encoding guanylate kinase-associated protein mars-like — translation MDHLRALYKNNTFLSPKDSKRKEAHQIRAFKRSELYTSTRNISPSPNSSHKLDQPSTQTASQNINNNSPRSQTPQTTDPKQTRRKAHLTRYLAWKAEKAAKTQSKENSQRPPFITNPRNGATTTLAIKKPTFGSTNHIFRPPATIQNLEFKEINSNSVRLVNGNREEIYNFVATPKKKINKPPLSKLTTKNNGPLLHPTAKPSFPSLPHPSTKPLVTKVATSSLKGSSNPPPMQPTPKPTKVLTGTLKASSFPPPLDPIKKPLVRKVPTGSLKESTQTKTPLNKVTTGGNVQVGPPTKLKSTPATRVVASSSSKLSNQPPLIKTASKSDEQVGGPSKTTKSGVALHSNTKNNLKSQNATKKEVAAFAKPKTIVPGVKRPTFKAPKKNTTISNAFKAVNGGKRILKESNVLETPTDPNAKHSFLNMVTSTKRKSFSSKEPSANSILVEMENLVSPIDDSTTTTNPADDKKFNFIRYSFVQSEDAAKSEEEKPDEVVHVTPDKSAQPQPPTTYLSPYVSVSRGKVGMKIEKEKRNSLYMPLEKSVTESVADDTTSTTARHTLATVHYYRKQLADEIARLNGQCDTWHLYKEANAHLVEDSGSDMINVTIGQTKLLITKKLKQFGDLIDRCERGVMGKVALGKGDGAKPILTEDLEGFWSMVGLQIENVDKRFANLQRWKENDWKDPDEVLPKSSSSTNKNVGNVKKIKKRKPTTTVAPNRDLQKILRNAQAAFLRKKTANGGGCDEDVILTPSKSRQVLIRDRRSRSAAATVITINTPKVIRKSSDLDETTTTPTGVISDTKILPHVSGFRKSMNLFKSALLQQTDKKSPLNCVSPLPSVSRKSILKTPGSAVRRRPKSVIFNSPTFKFTVEDKASPIEEQSTFNTQEENERMYSLRNRKIKLRKSSEIIIPK, via the exons ACAAACTCGCCGAAAGGCCCATTTAACAAGATATCTCGCTtggaaagctgaaaaagctGCTAAGACACAATCCAAAGAAAATTCCCAACGACCTCCATTTATAACAAATCCAAGAAATGGCGCTACTACTACGCTTGCCATAAAAAAGCCTACTTTTGGTTCAACAAACCACATCTTTCGACCACCAGCTACAATTCAAAATCTagaattcaaagaaattaattcgAATAGTGTGCGTTTGGTAAATGGAAACCGGGAggaaatttacaattttgttgcaacaccaaaaaagaaaatcaacaaACCGCCTTTGAGTAAGCTGACAACTAAAAATAATGGTCCTTTATTACATCCAACCGCAAAGCCTTCTTTCCCATCCCTTCCTCATCCAAGCACAAAGCCTTTAGTAACAAAAGTGGCAACCAGCTCTTTAAAAGGATCATCCAATCCTCCTCCAATGCAACCAACCCCAAAGCCTACAAAAGTTCTAACTGGGACTTTAAAAGCATCATCCTTTCCTCCTCCATTAGATCCAATCAAAAAGCCTTTAGTAAGAAAAGTTCCAACTGGCTCATTAAAGGAATCAACCCAAACAAAGACTCCTTTAAACAAAGTGACAACTGGAGGAAATGTCCAAGTTGGTCCCCCAACTAAACTTAAATCGACTCCAGCTACAAGAGTCGTTGCTAGTTCCTCTTCCAAACTATCAAACCAACCGCCTTTAATTAAAACCGCTTCTAAATCTGATGAACAAGTTGGTGGTCCTTCAAAAACTACCAAATCCGGTGTTGCCTTGCactcaaatacaaaaaacaatttaaagtcTCAAAATGCAACTAAAAAAGAAGTAGCTGCTTTTGCCAAGCCAAAAACAATTGTGCCTGGAGTTAAGCGGCCAACTTTCAAAGCCCCTAAAAAGAACACAACCATTTCGAATGCTTTCAAGGCTGTCAATGGCggtaaaagaattttgaaagagaGCAATGTTTTAGAAACACCAACAGATCCGAATGCAAAGCATTCCTTCCTCAACATGGTTACATCGACAAAGAGAAAGTCATTCTCATCCAAGGAACCGAGTGCCAATTCGATTCTTGTTGAAATGGAAAACTTGGTCAGTCCAATAGAcgattcaacaacaacaacaaatccaGCAGAtgataagaaatttaatttcattcgtTATTCATTCGTTCAATCGGAGGATGCAGCTAAATCTGAAG AAGAAAAGCCTGATGAAGTAGTCCATGTAACTCCGGACAAATCTGCACAGCCACAACCGCCAACAACATATCTAAGTCCATATGTTTCAGTGTCAAGAGGAAAGGTTggaatgaaaattgaaaaagaaaaacgaaacaGTCTATACATGCCGTTGGAAAAGTCTGTGACAGAGTCTGTTGCAGACGACACAACATCAACAACAGCGCGTCATACTCTGGCCACCGTTCATTACTATCGCAAGCAGTTGGCAGATGAAATTGCCCGTTTGAATGGCCAATGCGACACATGGCATCTATATAAAGAAGCCAATGCCCATCTTGTCGAAGATAGTGGATCAGATATGATCAATGTGACCATTGGTCAAACCAAATTACTAATAACAAAAAAGCTCAAACAGTTTGGTGACCTTATCGATCGTTGCGAACGTGGTGTTATGGGAAAGGTTGCATTGGGTAAAGGAGATGGAGCCAAACCAATTTTAACCGAAGATCTGGAAGGATTTTGGTCAATGGTAGGCCTGCAGATTGAAAATGTAGACAAACGCTTTGCAAATCTTCAACGGTGGAAAGAAAACGACTGGAAAGACCCCGATGAAGTACTTccaaaatcatcatcatcaacaaacaAGAATGTCGGCAATgtgaagaaaataaagaaacgtAAACCAACAACCACTGTTGCGCCAAATAGGGATTTGCAGAAAATTCTCAGAAATGCACAAGCCGCTTTCTTGCGCAAGAAAACAGCAAATGGTGGTGGCTGTGATGAAGATGTGATTCTAACGCCATCTAAAAGCCGTCAGGTATTGATTAGGGATCGTAGATCGCGATCAGCAGCGGCCACCGTTATAACAATTAATACACCAAAAGTAATTCGCAAGTCATCTGATTTAgatgaaacaacaacaacaccaactgGAGTCATTTCAGATACAAAGATTTTGCCACATGTTAGTGGTTTTCGAAAAAGCATGAATCTTTTTAAGAGTGCTCTTCTCCAACAAACGGACAAAAAATCTCCTTTAAATTGTGTTTCTCCATTGCCCAGTGTTTCAAGAAAATCCATCTTAAAGACTCCCGGTTCTGCTGTACGTCGTCGGCCTAAGAGTGTCATATTTAATAGCCCAACATTTAAATTTACCGTAGAAGATAAAGCATCCCCAATAGAAGAGCAAAGTACATTCAATACACAAGAAGAAAATGAACGTATGTATTCATTGAGAAAtaggaaaattaaattaagaaaatcgTCGGAAATTATTAtccccaaataa